The stretch of DNA CGGCTGGAAAGCCCGAGGAGCCTGGTGCCCTCGGGGAGCGTGGGGATCGCCGGAAAACAGACCGGGATCTATTCCATCGACAGCCCCGGCGGATGGAACATCATCGGTCGCACGCCCCTGTCGCTCTTCGATCCGGGACGAAAGTTCCCCTTCCTCATCGAGGCGGGGATGGATTTAAAGTTCGTGCCGATCACGTCGGCGGAGTTCGAAGAGATCGCCCGGGGCGAAAGGGGCGTCTAACCTTGAGCGTGGAGGTCCTCTCGCCGGGGTTGCTGACCTCCGTCCAGGACCTGGGGCGGCACGGATTCCAGGCCTTCGGCATGCCCGTGGCCGGGGCGCTCGACCCCTATTCACTCATGGCGGGCAACCTGGTGGTCGGCAACGACCCGAAAGCGGCGGGCCTCGAGGTAACCCTCGCCGGGCCGGAACTGGTCTTCCGGTCCGAGAGGCTGGTCTGCGTTACCGGGGGCGATCTTTCCCCCAGGGTCAACGGCAGCGCCGTTGCCTCCTGGGAGGGTGTGCCGCTGCGCGAGGGAGATGTCCTCTCCTTCGGGACCGCGGACTCCAGGGGGGCGAGATGCTGGGTGTGCGTCGGCGGTGGTTTCGACATGCTTCCCGTCCTGGGCAGCAGGTCCACCTACCTGAGAGGGAGGCTCGGCGGCCACCAGGGTCGCCGCCTCGAAAAGGGGGATATCCTCCCCTTGGGGACACCCGACATCCTGTCTTGTCGGGGAGAGGGTTTCGTTGTCCCCACGGAGCTCCGCCGGGGTTTTGTCGACGGATCGGTTTTGAGGGTGATCTCCGGACCCCAGGAGGATTTTTTCACACCGGTTGGGATAGAGGAATTTTACGGTTCTTCCTATAGAATAGGTCCCGATTCGGATCGGATGGGGTACCGCCTTCAGGGGAAGGCCATCCAACATGGCAGGGAGGCTGATATCGTATCCGACGCCGTCCCCTGGGGGGCGGTACAGGTTCCCGGCAATGGTCTGCCCATCATCATGATGGCCGACGGGCAGACCACGGGGGGATACCCCAAGATAGCGGCGGTAATAAACGCCGATCGCGGCCTGCTTGCCCTGATGTCCCCCGGGGATCGCCTTTCCTTCCGGCGATGCGGTCTCGGTGAAGCCTCCGACGCCTCGAGGACCCTGAAGGAAGGTCTTGGAAGGATCAGGGGCCTTCTGGCGGAATATAGATCCCGGCCGGTTCAGCGGG from Thermovirga sp. encodes:
- a CDS encoding carboxyltransferase domain-containing protein, producing RLESPRSLVPSGSVGIAGKQTGIYSIDSPGGWNIIGRTPLSLFDPGRKFPFLIEAGMDLKFVPITSAEFEEIARGERGV
- a CDS encoding biotin-dependent carboxyltransferase family protein produces the protein MSVEVLSPGLLTSVQDLGRHGFQAFGMPVAGALDPYSLMAGNLVVGNDPKAAGLEVTLAGPELVFRSERLVCVTGGDLSPRVNGSAVASWEGVPLREGDVLSFGTADSRGARCWVCVGGGFDMLPVLGSRSTYLRGRLGGHQGRRLEKGDILPLGTPDILSCRGEGFVVPTELRRGFVDGSVLRVISGPQEDFFTPVGIEEFYGSSYRIGPDSDRMGYRLQGKAIQHGREADIVSDAVPWGAVQVPGNGLPIIMMADGQTTGGYPKIAAVINADRGLLALMSPGDRLSFRRCGLGEASDASRTLKEGLGRIRGLLAEYRSRPVQRGAQADRGVMRLKIEGKSFDIEWKIIGWRG